The Cellulomonas sp. S1-8 genome has a window encoding:
- a CDS encoding DinB family protein: MTRYIDEDLHGAEFRECDLTGARLIGVVMQDAVIDGLITNLVVNGVEVTEYVEAELDRRHPVRVLIRSEDPADLREASRQLHAGWAATIERIRRTPGIERRSVNDEWSAVQTMRHLVFVHDSWFRRCCLGSAEPFTPMGIGPTVEPYRGAHGLDLSVDPALDEIVSVRDAQAAELEAWLDEVTAVQLAARAPVPDDDAWPPYARGRSVRQCLGTVLNETFEHHRFCVRDLDLIEAQDAR; this comes from the coding sequence ATGACGCGGTATATCGACGAGGATCTGCACGGTGCGGAGTTCCGCGAGTGCGATCTGACCGGGGCACGCCTGATCGGCGTCGTCATGCAGGATGCCGTGATCGACGGGCTCATCACCAACCTCGTGGTGAACGGAGTCGAGGTCACCGAGTACGTCGAGGCAGAGCTCGACCGGCGTCATCCGGTGCGGGTGCTGATCCGCTCCGAGGACCCTGCCGATCTGCGCGAGGCATCGCGTCAGCTCCATGCCGGCTGGGCCGCCACGATCGAGCGAATCCGCCGTACGCCCGGCATCGAGCGCCGCAGCGTGAACGACGAGTGGTCGGCGGTGCAGACGATGCGCCACCTGGTCTTCGTCCATGACTCGTGGTTCCGCCGCTGCTGCCTGGGCTCGGCGGAGCCGTTCACGCCGATGGGCATCGGGCCGACCGTCGAGCCCTACCGTGGAGCGCACGGGCTTGACCTCTCGGTCGATCCGGCCCTCGACGAGATCGTGAGCGTGCGTGACGCACAGGCAGCCGAGCTCGAGGCCTGGCTCGACGAGGTCACCGCTGTGCAGCTCGCAGCGCGAGCGCCGGTGCCCGACGACGATGCCTGGCCGCCGTATGCCCGGGGCCGCTCGGTGCGGCAGTGCCTCGGCACGGTGCTCAACGAGACCTTCGAGCACCACCGCTTCTGCGTCCGCGACCTCGACCTGATCGAGGCACAGGACGCTCGGTAG
- the dnaB gene encoding replicative DNA helicase: MTIEDLEYGAPPDSGRSSGSGFDRTPPQDLEAERSVLGGMMISKDAIADVIEQIKGTDFYRPAHEVIYDAVLDLYGRGEPADAITVSDELTKRGEITRIGGPSYLHTLIAGVPTAANAGFYARIVRERSILRKLVEAGTRIVQLGYATDGGDVDELVNNAQAEVYAVTERRASEDYLPLSEVIGGTVDEIERAGHRGEGMIGVPTGFADLDRLTNGLHPGQMIVLAARPAIGKALALDTPLPTPTGWTTMGEVRAGDRLIAADGTITRVVRTTDVMVDRPCYRVTFDDGSTVVADAQHQWVTRTRAERRVGADFGVRTTEQLAATVRCATSDGRANHAVATAAPLSLPERDLLVDPYLLGVWLGDGHSSSARFTSADPEIAMRIEGRGYEPSQAKAGFEAIGVLVRRHIPVDYLRGSEAQRRDLLAGLLDTSGTVNPTGSVQFAVTDERLARDVRELVHSLGYRTGWSVKQVRGRSAASSTCFTITFTTDDDVFALERKKLVHKERRRPSTQRLHQRFVVSVEPVASVPVRCVEIDHASHLYLAGPSMIPTHNSTLGIDIVRSSAIKHNMAAVVFSLEMSRNEITMRLLSAEARVHLQKLRTGAMAEDDWAKIAATMGRISEAPLFIDDSPNMSLMEIRAKCRRLKQRHDLKLVVIDYLQLMTSGKRVESRQQEVSEFSRALKLLAKEIEVPVIAISQLNRGPEQRTDKKPQMSDLRESGSIEQDADMVILLHREDAYEKESPRAGEADLIVAKHRNGPTDTITVAFQGHYSRFVDMQM; the protein is encoded by the coding sequence GTGACCATCGAGGACCTCGAGTACGGCGCGCCGCCGGACAGCGGGCGCAGCAGCGGCAGCGGTTTCGACCGCACCCCGCCGCAGGACCTCGAGGCCGAGCGGTCCGTGCTCGGCGGCATGATGATCAGCAAGGACGCCATCGCCGACGTCATCGAGCAGATCAAGGGCACCGATTTCTACCGCCCCGCGCACGAGGTCATCTACGACGCGGTCCTCGACCTGTACGGGCGCGGCGAGCCCGCCGACGCCATCACCGTCTCCGACGAGCTGACCAAGCGCGGCGAGATCACCCGCATCGGCGGCCCGTCGTACCTGCACACGCTCATCGCGGGTGTGCCGACCGCCGCCAACGCGGGCTTCTACGCGCGGATCGTGCGCGAGCGCTCGATCCTGCGCAAGCTCGTCGAGGCGGGCACGCGCATCGTGCAGCTCGGCTACGCGACCGACGGCGGCGACGTCGACGAGCTGGTCAACAACGCGCAGGCCGAGGTGTACGCGGTCACCGAGCGTCGAGCGTCTGAGGACTACCTGCCGCTGTCCGAGGTCATCGGCGGGACCGTCGACGAGATCGAGCGCGCCGGCCACCGCGGGGAGGGCATGATCGGCGTGCCGACGGGCTTCGCTGATCTCGACCGGCTGACGAACGGGCTCCACCCGGGGCAGATGATCGTGCTGGCGGCGCGTCCGGCTATCGGCAAGGCGCTCGCGCTCGACACCCCGCTGCCCACGCCCACGGGGTGGACGACGATGGGCGAGGTGCGGGCCGGGGACCGGCTGATCGCCGCGGACGGCACCATCACGCGCGTCGTCCGTACCACCGACGTCATGGTCGACCGCCCCTGCTACCGCGTGACCTTCGACGACGGCTCGACGGTCGTCGCGGACGCGCAGCACCAGTGGGTGACGCGGACGCGGGCGGAGCGTCGGGTGGGCGCCGACTTTGGGGTCAGGACGACCGAGCAGCTGGCTGCGACGGTGCGGTGCGCGACATCGGACGGGCGGGCCAACCACGCTGTCGCGACGGCCGCGCCGCTGTCGCTGCCCGAGCGGGACCTGCTGGTCGACCCGTACCTGCTGGGGGTGTGGCTGGGCGACGGGCACTCCTCGTCGGCGCGGTTCACGAGCGCGGACCCTGAGATCGCGATGCGGATCGAGGGGCGGGGGTACGAGCCGTCGCAGGCGAAGGCCGGGTTCGAGGCGATCGGTGTCCTGGTTCGCCGGCACATCCCGGTCGACTACCTGCGGGGGAGCGAAGCGCAGCGTCGTGACCTGCTCGCAGGCCTGCTCGACACCAGCGGGACGGTGAACCCGACCGGGTCGGTGCAGTTCGCCGTCACGGACGAGCGACTGGCACGCGACGTCCGCGAGCTGGTGCACTCGCTCGGATACCGGACGGGGTGGTCCGTCAAGCAGGTGCGGGGGCGCTCGGCCGCGTCGTCGACGTGCTTCACGATCACGTTCACGACGGACGACGACGTGTTCGCGCTCGAGCGCAAGAAGCTCGTGCACAAGGAGCGGCGCCGTCCGTCCACGCAGCGACTGCACCAGCGCTTCGTCGTGTCGGTCGAGCCGGTGGCGTCGGTCCCGGTGCGTTGCGTCGAGATCGACCACGCCTCGCACCTGTACCTCGCGGGCCCGTCGATGATCCCCACACACAACTCCACGCTCGGCATCGACATCGTGCGGTCGTCGGCCATCAAGCACAACATGGCGGCCGTCGTCTTCTCGCTCGAGATGAGCCGCAACGAGATCACGATGCGTCTGCTGTCCGCCGAGGCGCGCGTGCACCTGCAGAAGCTGCGCACGGGTGCCATGGCCGAGGACGACTGGGCGAAGATCGCCGCGACCATGGGCCGCATCAGCGAGGCCCCGCTGTTCATCGACGACTCGCCCAACATGTCGCTCATGGAGATCCGCGCCAAGTGCCGGCGCCTCAAGCAGCGCCACGACCTCAAGCTGGTCGTCATCGACTACCTGCAGCTCATGACGTCCGGCAAGCGCGTCGAGTCCCGCCAGCAGGAGGTATCGGAGTTCTCGCGAGCCCTCAAGCTGCTCGCGAAGGAGATCGAGGTCCCCGTGATCGCGATCTCGCAGCTGAACCGTGGTCCCGAGCAGCGCACGGACAAGAAGCCGCAGATGAGCGACCTTCGCGAATCGGGCAGCATCGAGCAAGATGCGGACATGGTTATTCTTTTGCATCGTGAAGATGCCTATGAGAAGGAATCGCCCCGTGCGGGCGAGGCTGACCTGATCGTGGCGAAGCACCGTAACGGCCCGACGGACACCATCACCGTCGCGTTCCAGGGGCACTACTCGCGGTTCGTGGACATGCAGATGTGA
- a CDS encoding MATE family efflux transporter: MDRQILALAVPALGALVAEPLFVLVDSAMVGHLGTDSLAGLALASTVLVTVIGLCVFLAYATTAAVARRLGAGDTRGAMQTGVDGMWLGLGLGALLALATWAAAPWLVATLGADGAVAQQAVTYLRWSVPGLPGMLLVLAATGALRGLQDTRTPLVVAACGAVANAVLNAVLIYGLGMGIAGSGLGTALAQLGMAAWLVVVVVRGARRAGARLTPAAGGIWANARAGTPLLVRTATLRLAILLTVAIATGLGPTALAGHQVVNAVWALAAFALDALAIAAQALVGHALGSRDVARTRAVLRRTLQWGVGAGAVLGVVLGAGAPLYVRIFSPDADVQRAAVVGLVVAAVALPMAGWVFVLDGVLIGAGDGPFLAWAGVATLVAYVPAALAVRAWAPPGAAGLAWLWIAFAVVFMAARALTTGLRARGTTWMVVGG, translated from the coding sequence GTGGATCGCCAGATCCTCGCCCTCGCGGTCCCCGCCCTCGGCGCCCTCGTCGCCGAGCCCCTGTTCGTCCTCGTCGACTCCGCGATGGTCGGCCACCTCGGCACCGACTCCCTCGCCGGGCTCGCCCTGGCCTCCACCGTCCTGGTGACCGTGATCGGTCTGTGCGTCTTCCTCGCCTACGCGACCACCGCGGCCGTCGCGCGGCGGCTCGGCGCCGGCGACACCCGCGGCGCGATGCAGACCGGCGTCGACGGCATGTGGCTCGGCCTCGGCCTGGGTGCCCTCCTCGCGCTCGCGACGTGGGCAGCCGCACCCTGGCTCGTCGCGACGCTCGGCGCCGACGGCGCGGTCGCGCAGCAGGCCGTGACCTACCTGCGCTGGTCCGTGCCGGGCCTGCCCGGCATGCTGCTCGTCCTGGCGGCCACCGGCGCGCTGCGCGGCCTGCAGGACACCCGCACGCCCCTCGTCGTCGCCGCGTGCGGTGCGGTCGCCAACGCGGTCCTCAACGCCGTCCTCATCTACGGCCTCGGGATGGGCATCGCGGGCTCCGGCCTCGGGACGGCCCTCGCGCAGCTCGGCATGGCCGCGTGGCTCGTCGTCGTGGTCGTCCGCGGCGCCCGACGTGCGGGCGCACGACTCACCCCGGCCGCCGGCGGCATCTGGGCCAACGCGCGCGCCGGCACGCCGCTGCTCGTCCGCACCGCGACGCTGCGCCTGGCCATCCTCCTGACGGTCGCCATCGCGACCGGCCTCGGCCCGACGGCCCTCGCCGGGCACCAGGTCGTCAACGCCGTCTGGGCGCTGGCCGCGTTCGCACTCGACGCCCTCGCCATCGCCGCGCAGGCCCTCGTCGGCCACGCCCTGGGCTCCCGCGACGTCGCCCGCACCCGCGCCGTCCTGCGCCGCACCCTGCAGTGGGGGGTCGGCGCGGGGGCCGTCCTGGGCGTCGTCCTCGGCGCGGGCGCCCCGCTGTACGTGCGCATCTTCTCCCCCGACGCCGACGTGCAGCGCGCCGCCGTCGTCGGCCTCGTCGTCGCCGCCGTGGCGCTGCCCATGGCCGGCTGGGTGTTCGTCCTCGACGGCGTCCTCATCGGCGCCGGCGACGGGCCGTTCCTCGCCTGGGCGGGCGTCGCGACCCTCGTCGCCTACGTCCCCGCGGCGCTGGCCGTCCGCGCGTGGGCGCCGCCGGGTGCGGCGGGGCTCGCGTGGCTGTGGATCGCGTTCGCCGTCGTCTTCATGGCCGCACGCGCCCTCACGACGGGCCTGCGGGCGCGCGGCACGACGTGGATGGTCGTCGGCGGCTGA
- the rplI gene encoding 50S ribosomal protein L9, giving the protein MAKIILTHEVTGLGAPGDIVEVKDGYARNYLVPRSLATPWTKGAEKNVSAIRRARKTREIATLDDAKAVRDSLQANPVTVSAKAGESGRLFGAVTTAEIAAAIKAAGAPAVDKRKIEVAQAIKSTGDYTVHVRLHPEVSAAVTVKVVAI; this is encoded by the coding sequence ATGGCGAAGATCATCCTGACCCACGAGGTCACCGGTCTCGGTGCCCCTGGAGACATCGTCGAGGTGAAGGACGGGTACGCCCGTAACTACCTCGTCCCGCGCAGCCTGGCCACGCCGTGGACCAAGGGTGCCGAGAAGAACGTCTCCGCGATCCGTCGCGCACGCAAGACGCGCGAGATCGCCACGCTCGACGACGCGAAGGCCGTGCGGGACTCCCTGCAGGCCAACCCCGTCACGGTCTCGGCCAAGGCCGGCGAGTCCGGCCGGCTGTTCGGCGCCGTCACCACGGCCGAGATCGCCGCGGCGATCAAGGCCGCCGGTGCCCCGGCCGTCGACAAGCGCAAGATCGAGGTCGCCCAGGCGATCAAGTCGACCGGTGACTACACGGTGCACGTCCGTCTGCACCCCGAGGTCTCGGCCGCGGTGACCGTCAAGGTCGTCGCGATCTGA
- the rpsR gene encoding 30S ribosomal protein S18 → MAKPVVRKPKKKQNPLKAAKIDTVDYKDTALLRKFISDRGKIRARRVTGVSVQEQRQIARAVKNAREMALLPYSSSAR, encoded by the coding sequence ATGGCCAAGCCCGTCGTCCGCAAGCCCAAGAAGAAGCAGAACCCCCTCAAGGCCGCCAAGATCGACACGGTGGACTACAAGGACACGGCTCTGCTCCGCAAGTTCATCTCCGACCGCGGGAAGATCCGTGCGCGTCGCGTGACCGGTGTCTCCGTGCAGGAGCAGCGCCAGATCGCCCGTGCCGTCAAGAACGCGCGCGAGATGGCACTCCTGCCGTACTCGTCGTCGGCTCGCTGA
- a CDS encoding single-stranded DNA-binding protein: protein MAGETTITVIGNLTGDPELRFTPSGAAVANFTVASTPRTFDRQSNEWKDGETLFLRCSIWREAAESVAESLTKGTRVIVQGRLAQRSYETREGEKRTVYELQVDEVGPSLRYATAKVTRTQRSGGGSFGGGGGGGGGNNGGGGGFSGGSSSGGGGGQTDDPWATPTGGGSGGGYSDEPPF, encoded by the coding sequence ATGGCCGGCGAGACCACCATCACGGTGATCGGGAACCTGACCGGGGACCCGGAGCTGCGCTTCACCCCGTCCGGTGCCGCGGTCGCGAACTTCACGGTCGCGTCCACGCCCCGCACGTTCGACCGCCAGTCCAACGAGTGGAAGGACGGCGAGACGCTGTTCCTCCGCTGCTCGATCTGGCGGGAGGCGGCCGAGTCCGTCGCCGAGTCCCTCACCAAGGGCACCCGCGTCATCGTGCAGGGCCGCCTCGCGCAGCGCTCGTACGAGACCCGCGAGGGCGAGAAGCGCACCGTGTACGAGCTGCAGGTCGACGAGGTCGGCCCGTCGCTGCGGTACGCGACAGCGAAGGTCACCCGGACCCAGCGGTCCGGTGGCGGCAGCTTCGGTGGCGGCGGTGGCGGTGGCGGCGGCAACAACGGCGGCGGCGGCGGTTTCAGCGGCGGCAGCTCGTCCGGTGGCGGTGGCGGCCAGACCGACGACCCGTGGGCCACGCCCACGGGTGGTGGGTCCGGCGGCGGCTACTCCGACGAGCCTCCGTTCTGA
- the rpsF gene encoding 30S ribosomal protein S6, whose amino-acid sequence MSLRQYEIMIILDPEIEERTVAPSLDKYLTVVKTEGGTVDKVDVWGRRRLAYDIQKKPEGIYAVVDFTASPATAKELDRQLGLNEVVLRTKVLRRGV is encoded by the coding sequence ATGAGCCTGCGTCAGTACGAGATCATGATCATCCTCGACCCCGAGATCGAGGAGCGCACCGTCGCCCCGTCGCTCGACAAGTACCTGACGGTCGTCAAGACCGAGGGTGGCACCGTCGACAAGGTGGACGTCTGGGGCCGTCGTCGCCTTGCGTACGACATCCAGAAGAAGCCCGAGGGCATCTACGCCGTCGTCGACTTCACCGCGTCGCCCGCCACGGCCAAGGAGCTGGACCGTCAGCTCGGCCTCAACGAGGTCGTCCTGCGCACCAAGGTCCTGCGCCGCGGCGTCTGA
- a CDS encoding penicillin-binding protein: protein MAGSNRRAAPSRARRATRRPTSTSASATQGRGFWNYPRREYTGLHRWLPSWRVVLGSMIGGVFLVLGAGVAAFALVQPPSALAEVRFQTTTVYFAGETPGTPGAVMGQFAEQKRELVEYSTLPEHIGQAVAAGEDKTFFTNSGVSITGMGRAFLNNIQGKPTQGGSTLTQQYVERYYQNTTTDYWGKAKEAILAVKISQSESKAQIMGRYLNTIYFGRDSYGIQAAAQSYFAKNAVDLTVSEAALLAGVIPSPNNWDPANNPAKSEQRWGLVLDSMVDSGWLTAEERAAQVFPPTVPYARGETFRGPNGYLLKMVEDELIATDLFREDELNTRGLKVITTIDQGIQQMAFESAEGLKAGALSDGEVPNPRLRVSVVSVDPATGGIVALYGGTDYLTDSKNTATFDAIQAGSTFKPFTLVAGLQAGVSLNTTFDGASPQRFPEWEGGTKDVRNFGNDSEGTIDLVRATANSVNTVYAALNIQVGPENTARVATEAGIRTPLTTEVSNVLGSDAVHPLDMAGAYATFAAQGTQRTPHILQVVQHSTGEVAWTPDTGGTQPFPADVMADATFAMTQVVEQGSGRAQIKPLGRPIAGKTGTSSENKSAWFVGYVPQLATAVSLSQQGQDGKSLDSIQAWGSYGEITGSSYPAVLWADYMGKVFDHPRYTEVQQFPARANVGGRPTPTASETPTEEPTPEQPPAPTEVLVPSGLVSRTEADATGALQAAGLIPNVVSERSTSVPSGRVIRVEPGEGATVTTGATVTLVVSSGPPPAPTAAPPPSPSPSPSPTAPPVQPPDAGGEGEGGADGG, encoded by the coding sequence TTGGCAGGCAGCAACCGCCGCGCAGCTCCTTCGCGCGCCCGGCGCGCCACGCGTCGGCCCACGTCCACGTCTGCGTCCGCCACCCAGGGCCGCGGGTTCTGGAACTACCCCCGCCGGGAGTACACCGGCCTGCACCGGTGGCTGCCGTCGTGGCGCGTGGTGCTGGGGTCGATGATCGGCGGGGTCTTCCTCGTGCTCGGCGCCGGCGTCGCGGCCTTCGCGCTCGTCCAGCCGCCGTCGGCGCTCGCCGAGGTCCGCTTCCAGACGACGACCGTGTACTTCGCGGGCGAGACTCCCGGGACGCCGGGCGCGGTGATGGGGCAGTTCGCCGAGCAGAAGCGCGAGCTCGTCGAGTACTCGACGCTGCCGGAGCACATCGGCCAGGCGGTCGCGGCCGGTGAGGACAAGACGTTCTTCACCAACAGCGGCGTGTCGATCACGGGCATGGGGCGCGCGTTCCTCAACAACATCCAGGGCAAGCCGACGCAGGGCGGGTCGACGCTGACCCAGCAGTACGTCGAGCGGTACTACCAGAACACGACGACGGACTACTGGGGGAAGGCGAAGGAGGCGATCCTCGCCGTCAAGATCTCCCAGAGCGAGTCCAAGGCGCAGATCATGGGGCGCTACCTCAACACCATCTACTTCGGCCGCGACTCCTACGGGATCCAGGCCGCTGCGCAGTCGTACTTCGCGAAGAACGCCGTCGACCTCACAGTCTCCGAGGCCGCGCTGCTCGCCGGGGTGATCCCGTCGCCCAACAACTGGGACCCCGCGAACAACCCGGCCAAGTCGGAGCAGCGCTGGGGCCTGGTGCTCGACTCGATGGTCGACTCCGGCTGGCTCACCGCCGAGGAGCGCGCGGCGCAGGTCTTCCCGCCGACCGTGCCGTACGCGCGCGGCGAGACCTTCCGCGGGCCCAACGGGTACCTGCTGAAGATGGTCGAGGACGAGCTGATCGCCACCGACCTCTTCCGCGAGGACGAGCTCAACACCCGCGGCCTGAAGGTCATCACCACGATCGACCAGGGCATCCAGCAGATGGCGTTCGAGTCGGCCGAGGGACTGAAGGCGGGTGCCCTGTCGGACGGTGAGGTGCCCAACCCGCGGCTGCGCGTCTCCGTCGTGTCCGTGGACCCCGCGACGGGCGGCATCGTCGCCCTGTACGGCGGCACCGACTACCTCACCGACTCCAAGAACACCGCGACGTTCGACGCGATCCAGGCGGGGTCGACGTTCAAGCCGTTCACCCTCGTGGCCGGCCTCCAGGCGGGGGTCAGCCTCAACACGACGTTCGACGGCGCGTCCCCGCAGCGGTTCCCCGAGTGGGAGGGCGGCACCAAGGACGTCCGCAACTTCGGCAACGACAGCGAGGGCACGATCGACCTGGTGCGGGCCACCGCGAACTCGGTGAACACCGTGTACGCGGCCCTGAACATCCAGGTCGGGCCCGAGAACACCGCCCGCGTCGCGACCGAGGCGGGCATCCGGACCCCGCTGACGACCGAGGTCTCGAACGTCCTGGGGTCCGACGCCGTGCACCCCCTCGACATGGCCGGCGCCTACGCGACGTTCGCCGCGCAGGGCACGCAGCGCACGCCGCACATCCTGCAGGTCGTCCAGCACAGCACCGGCGAGGTCGCCTGGACCCCCGACACCGGGGGCACCCAGCCGTTCCCCGCCGACGTCATGGCCGACGCGACGTTCGCGATGACGCAGGTCGTCGAGCAGGGCTCGGGACGCGCGCAGATCAAGCCGCTCGGACGGCCGATCGCCGGCAAGACCGGCACGTCGTCCGAGAACAAGTCGGCATGGTTCGTGGGGTACGTGCCGCAGCTCGCGACCGCGGTCTCACTGTCCCAGCAGGGGCAGGACGGCAAGTCCCTGGACTCGATCCAGGCGTGGGGCAGCTACGGGGAGATCACCGGCTCGTCGTACCCGGCCGTGCTCTGGGCCGACTACATGGGCAAGGTCTTCGACCACCCGCGGTACACCGAGGTCCAGCAGTTCCCGGCACGCGCCAACGTCGGCGGTCGGCCCACCCCCACCGCGAGCGAGACCCCGACCGAGGAGCCGACGCCCGAGCAGCCGCCGGCGCCTACCGAGGTGCTGGTCCCGAGCGGGCTCGTGAGCCGTACCGAGGCGGACGCGACGGGGGCCCTGCAGGCCGCCGGCCTGATCCCCAACGTCGTCTCGGAGCGGTCCACGTCCGTCCCCTCGGGCCGGGTCATCCGGGTCGAGCCGGGCGAGGGCGCGACGGTCACGACCGGCGCGACCGTCACGCTCGTGGTCTCGAGCGGGCCACCGCCGGCGCCCACGGCGGCACCCCCGCCGAGCCCCAGCCCGTCGCCGTCGCCCACGGCTCCGCCCGTGCAACCGCCGGACGCCGGCGGGGAGGGCGAGGGCGGGGCGGACGGCGGCTGA
- a CDS encoding PadR family transcriptional regulator — protein sequence MRGRTDVLEPAILGLLAESPMHGYELRKRLNLVLGSFRALSYGSLYPCLKGLAERAWIVGAEAPGDRTVASRRARIVYQLTAEGKEHLQQVLSSSGPSTWEDENFDVRFAFFAQTDAETRLRILEGRRTRLTERLETFRQSVARTRERMDEYTLELQRHGLEQVEREVRWLDDLIDNERGVRRARPEGGGRPAATEDDAEGTSEARNEKERG from the coding sequence GTGCGCGGACGTACGGACGTGCTCGAACCCGCCATCCTCGGCCTCCTCGCGGAGTCCCCCATGCACGGGTACGAGCTGCGCAAGCGCCTGAACCTGGTGCTCGGCTCGTTCCGCGCGCTGTCGTACGGCTCGCTCTACCCGTGCCTCAAGGGGCTGGCGGAGCGGGCCTGGATCGTCGGCGCCGAGGCACCGGGCGACCGCACCGTCGCCAGCCGGCGTGCGCGGATCGTCTACCAGCTCACGGCCGAGGGCAAGGAGCACCTCCAGCAGGTGCTCTCGTCCTCGGGTCCCTCGACCTGGGAGGACGAGAACTTCGACGTGCGGTTCGCGTTCTTCGCCCAGACGGACGCCGAGACCCGGCTCCGGATCCTCGAGGGCCGGCGCACCCGGCTCACCGAGCGGCTGGAGACGTTCCGCCAGTCCGTCGCCCGCACCCGCGAGCGCATGGACGAGTACACGCTCGAGCTCCAGCGTCACGGCCTCGAACAGGTCGAGCGCGAGGTCCGCTGGCTGGACGACCTCATCGACAACGAGCGGGGCGTGCGTCGCGCACGCCCCGAGGGCGGTGGCCGTCCGGCCGCCACCGAAGACGACGCCGAGGGAACATCCGAGGCGCGAAACGAGAAGGAGCGAGGATGA
- a CDS encoding inositol-3-phosphate synthase codes for MTSIRVAIVGVGNCAASLVQGVQFYRDADPLAKVPGLMHVQFGDYHVRDIEFVAAFDVDAKKVGFDLSEAIFSSENNTIKIADVPPLGVTVSRGHTLDGIGKYYAQTIEESDAEPVDVVRTLKEQQVDVLVCYLPVGSEVAAKFYAQCAIDAGVAFVNALPVFIASDPEWAAKFEAAGVPIVGDDIKSQVGATITHRVLARLFEDRGVILDRTYQLNVGGNMDFKNMLERERLESKKLSKTQAVTSNLDDGPLAGKKEDRNVHIGPSDYVAWLDDRKWAYVRLEGRAFGEVPLSLEYKLEVWDSPNSAGIIIDAVRAAKIAQDRGIGGPLLSASTYFMKSPPVQTEDTLGRQQVEAFIRGELER; via the coding sequence ATGACCTCCATCCGCGTCGCCATCGTCGGCGTCGGCAACTGCGCCGCATCGCTGGTCCAGGGCGTGCAGTTCTACCGTGACGCCGACCCGCTGGCGAAGGTCCCGGGCCTCATGCACGTGCAGTTCGGTGACTACCACGTGCGTGACATCGAGTTCGTGGCCGCGTTCGACGTGGACGCCAAGAAGGTCGGCTTCGACCTCTCGGAGGCGATCTTCAGCTCGGAGAACAACACGATCAAGATCGCCGACGTGCCCCCGCTGGGTGTCACGGTGTCGCGCGGTCACACGCTCGACGGCATCGGCAAGTACTACGCGCAGACCATCGAGGAGTCGGACGCGGAGCCGGTGGACGTCGTCCGCACGCTCAAGGAGCAGCAGGTCGACGTGCTCGTCTGCTACCTGCCCGTCGGGTCCGAGGTCGCGGCGAAGTTCTACGCGCAGTGCGCCATCGACGCGGGCGTCGCGTTCGTCAACGCGCTGCCGGTCTTCATCGCGTCCGACCCGGAGTGGGCCGCGAAGTTCGAGGCCGCCGGCGTCCCGATCGTCGGCGACGACATCAAGTCGCAGGTCGGCGCGACGATCACGCACCGCGTCCTGGCCCGCCTCTTCGAGGACCGCGGCGTCATCCTGGACCGCACGTACCAGCTGAACGTCGGCGGCAACATGGACTTCAAGAACATGCTCGAGCGCGAGCGCCTGGAGTCCAAGAAGCTCTCGAAGACGCAGGCCGTCACGTCGAACCTCGACGACGGCCCGCTGGCGGGCAAGAAGGAGGACCGCAACGTCCACATCGGCCCGTCGGACTACGTCGCGTGGCTCGACGACCGCAAGTGGGCGTACGTCCGCCTCGAGGGCCGCGCGTTCGGCGAGGTCCCCCTGAGCCTGGAGTACAAGCTCGAGGTCTGGGACTCCCCCAACTCGGCCGGCATCATCATCGACGCCGTGCGCGCCGCGAAGATCGCCCAGGACCGCGGCATCGGCGGCCCCCTGCTGTCGGCGTCGACGTACTTCATGAAGTCCCCCCCGGTCCAGACCGAGGACACCCTCGGCCGCCAGCAGGTGGAGGCCTTCATCCGAGGTGAGCTGGAGCGCTGA
- a CDS encoding sigma-70 family RNA polymerase sigma factor, translated as MLQALVQDRYGALVARATLVTGTRAEAVDLVHDALVATFGAGATFGTVAQAEQYVCRAITSRSIDRARRRGRERRAVERLQALTSGSVTDPDPDVLGADVVAALADLAPRERACVLLRHLDDLSVHETGQVLGLSEGAVKRYTADGIARLNARLGTTAPASDVVAVHLVPGEENRHDR; from the coding sequence ATGCTGCAGGCACTCGTGCAGGACCGGTACGGGGCGCTGGTCGCCCGGGCGACCCTGGTCACCGGGACCCGCGCCGAGGCGGTGGACCTCGTCCACGACGCGCTCGTCGCCACGTTCGGCGCCGGCGCCACGTTCGGCACCGTCGCCCAGGCGGAGCAGTACGTGTGCCGGGCGATCACGTCGCGCTCGATCGACCGGGCACGGCGCCGGGGACGCGAGCGGCGGGCGGTCGAGCGGCTGCAGGCCCTGACGTCGGGCAGCGTCACCGACCCGGACCCTGACGTCCTGGGGGCCGACGTGGTGGCCGCGCTCGCGGACCTGGCGCCACGCGAGCGCGCGTGCGTGCTGCTGCGTCACCTCGACGACCTGTCCGTGCACGAGACCGGCCAGGTGCTCGGCCTCAGCGAGGGCGCCGTGAAGCGGTACACCGCCGACGGCATCGCCCGCCTCAACGCGCGGCTCGGCACCACCGCACCCGCGTCCGACGTCGTCGCCGTGCACCTCGTGCCCGGGGAGGAGAACCGCCATGACCGATGA